Sequence from the Cydia pomonella isolate Wapato2018A chromosome 21, ilCydPomo1, whole genome shotgun sequence genome:
ACCAACTGTCTGTTGATCGGTCACAGGGTTCTTTTGGGTATAGGGTATAGGTACTGTAGTACTCGTACTTAGCTGTAGCAAGTAATAATAACTCGGGGCTTACCAGTAAGTTGACAGAAACATTTAGTACAATACCTGTGCAATTTGTTATGGACCAAGTAGCATACCAACTCACTTAAACCGAAGTAACTACTGCCTACTTAAAATATTTGCGGTTTGTTTCATTCCCTCTCAAACCTACTTCTACTTCGGAAATTCTCGTATATCCGAGCATCTGCCAACAactttattataaaactttGAGAACCGCCCAATTTTTTCTCCCCACTCGTAATAAGCGCATTAAGGCTGGAAAAATTTAAACTCTGCCCGAAACTTTGGGcgttttcttttttacattaaGGACAAAAAGAAAAAGAGAGCCTACTTAGAAGGGTGGCTCAAAGTTTTAATATTGCCAGACATTCCCTCATATCCTCGAAAACAATATACAACAGCCTTTAATTTCTTgggtttaaagtttaaatttgcaCGCTAAAATGTGTTTGTAGTAGCATTGTTAGGTTTGTGCATTTTTAATGCAAGCAGTATATATGTGATGCTTAGCGTTAGCGAATTTAAGAGGCGATAGGGAGCGTTTCGTTTTTTCGTGTGTTACCTATTTTTAAATTCGTCAACACTTGTATGGGACGAGTAATTGAATTGAGAAAGGGCGTTTCTCCGTCAAATCCAACTTTTTGGAGTGTCACTTCATTTATCCAACTAATCCAACGTGCTGAACTGGAAGAGCTTATACGTATGATAATGACAATGAAATACTCCGCTAAAGCTATGACAACGCATAATTTTATACTTATGGAAAATACCACGGAAAGTTGCCTGTTTTGCTATTGAATGTACTCAGTTGTAGATACCTACGATACGTAAAACAGAGATTTATTAGTCCGAAGCTTTCCTTCAAgaggaaataaaactatttaatccTAATAAGACGTAATTTCCTCTATGGGAAAAATCAGACAAAAGTAAAATTAGTTATTAGAAGTACCTAGTGTGCAATTCTTTTTTACTGTGTATCTGAACGGAGCTTGGAGCGAGAGcataaaatttgaaaaactaCCGATATGATGAATTAGTGACTGCAGAATTGATTTGGGtaggtagagttagaccaaaatAAGTCTGCAACTATtcgatagcacacgcagtgcaagtgttatttatacgtcataattttttcatagaagtttgatatttcaaataacacttgcactgcatgTCCTAGATTCTAGAATAGGTACACGAACTCAAACATGTATCTGCAACATGTAAACATAACCGCACAAAAAAAATCGCAACATAGACAAAAAGCTCCCCATTCGTGTCGTTTTCATTTCAGGGGTAGCTGACAACTCCGTCCGCGCGTGCGTtttatttctgatttttttttttttttttttttatacctattcGTGAGGGGTGTTTTGGGATTAGTGCAGGCGCGACTGCGATGGTAATTCGGTGTTAGAATGAACGCGTCTAGCGATCGAACTTTGAGGGATTTTGCCGGTAATtgaaactgaaaaatagttgATTTTTGTAACGCATATTGTCTGAGttaaataagtacctagtaACTTTTCTTATGTAGGAATAATTGGTTGGCATAAAGTAAAGCTTTCTTATAACTTATAAGCGTGCTTATAACAAAGGCATAATTTTCGATAATTTTAGAGGCTGCACCTCGACCTCGGATATAGGTACCAGGTTCAGATATATACCAGTTCAGAAAACTTTTGGCCCGATCCTTACGAGCGAGCTAAACTCCGCCTCCCATATAGATAATCAATTACAATGCATTTAGAATTCGTTATCTTAATAATGAAAAGGGTAAAAGCAGGTAATGTGACAAACAATAAGTAGTAAGGACAGTTTATTAGTTGTTGTTGTTTAGGCTAAACTTCACCTCCTCATTAAGATAACCAATTAGAATGCATTTAGGATTCCTTATCTTAGTTTGCAAATGCCGGTCACTACAAAGACAATGGACAACAGTAAACGTTACCTGAACTAATGTTTTCTTCGTctcctactttttttttaagtgccaTACTTTTGGTTGTCTGATCTTTTGTGTTATCGCCTGCAAGACGTTTAAAAGATTTTCGCCCTTAAGGTGGTGGATAATTTTTATGGCACAGACTatgaaagtgttatttaaacgtcataatttcatagttgTTTGATTGAAcggatgtgcaagttgcggaaagtttccaaaaagtagaaaaagttctcagaaatttcaggaaaatttcacagggaaactttcatttaaaaaatgttaaatttcgactgcaatataaaaaaatatgagcaCCCACTTCACGAAAATTATCCAAATGGAAATTCCGCAATTTGGAAACTTCCTGATGGCATATCGATCAGTAGTTACAACCACGTTAAAACAAGATAGTATTACAATTAAGtaatactaattaataatagtaattttatgattagatttattaatttttagattttaagttttataggttatataatgtgtaaatgaatgttattaaatacaatTCAAGCAGCCATAttaagtaatatatttattttaatctgacCTAACATGCTCTATAAATAAAGTagctatttataatataacttaCTTTGTTATATAAAGAacgttattattatatatttcttttatatcCAAGTTTTTCATCATAATTTTCCCCAATACAGCCGGAGCCTCGTAAACCGGCAACAATCTCCTACACACTGTAGGAACGTTAACAATGTTATTTTCTACTTATTACTCGTAAATATCTCCATCAATccataaattttatgaataccGATTCCTCCCCGAGTATTTTGTCGtcacaaaaaatatgttaagaCAGTAGCTAGCCAGCCAGAATGATTAAGAGGcaaattcaaacttacacctgaccaaaacgatatctaaatgatgttattttgttattactcTGTGCGTCTTGCTCGTGCTAATACATTTACGGGCAAGTCCGAGCAAAATGAACGCGAGAATGGTAACTAAATGTCATCACTTAGACGTCGTTTTCCTCCTCCTCTCACTCTCCTCTAATACGCTGCTTGGAAATTGCtagtatgttttatttattcgagTTCGTACTGTTCTtagcgctacgccgtagccgATATTTTCCGTTTTGTAGCGAATAGCGAAAACTCTTCGTAGCGCATTGCTACGCATCCCTTTATTATTCGCATTAGTGCTACGAAAGAGTTAACAAGGCacgattctgattttaatttctgGATCTTTTCCGTCTTTATAAATATGGCTTCTATCATATTTATAATGATTTCGCCAATGTCAAAAGTGTGCttgtagagcatgacgttgttcggtagatATTAATTGCGTTTAGTAAAGTGTTAGCTGGATTTAGTGGAAAGCCACGACTGCCGGTTGTTGACTAAATAATGGTTAAACGGTAATGGTAGGGGTAAGCTGAAGAATATTATTTTagccaattaaaacttttagtcGCCAATAACCTTGTATTTTGATTGTACTAAGATCTTCatgtataaatgaataaattccGCCGCTAAtgacatctgtacccctagtgtaaataaattcgatttcgaaacgtgacgtacgcgtttgcgtttagtctcattttgtattggatttagaaagagcgcgccaagcgggacgttttggaaactcaaaatcctatacaaaatgagacttaacgcaaacgcgttcgtcacgttatgatgttgatcaaagttacactaggagTACAGATTGCGTGTGTGCCCCAAACACTGATGCATACCTAGACAATGCCGTGGGACTTTGTGGGAACTTCAACTACTGCATATCATTTCTCTGTGCCCCAGCGTCTTAGCATCAGGATCCTTTTGTCACGAGTCTCATTTCGTGGTCCACTAGCCACCCTATCACCCTAACGGTAACATACATGTCCTGCAACCCCGTTTACATGGCAATTTAGACCCTAAAACATCGAAATTCGGTTCAAATTAGTTTGAACTTTGTTGTTAATTTAtactattttgttatttaagtgCCAAATACGTAACAAAGTTGTATAAAATGATAAGAGAGGCGTCTCAAGACAAGcagttagagttagaccaagctaagttggcagcgattttgatagccgagACTTCataagggttattttaaacgccaaaattctatcaaattatgacttttaaatgacactttcacagtctgggctaggaaaatcgctgccaacttaacttggtctaactctatgcAGTTTGTCGAATATATCTATGGTTTTAGGTCACCATCCATAGGTTATTTATCTGTCTGTCACCTCATCACAGCTTTAACTGCTGAACCGATGTATATGATACTTGGCAAGAAGATATTTTGAGTCTCGGGGAAGGACATAGACCAGTTGGAATTCTACGCAGACAAAGTAGGAGGCAGAAGCTAGGTTTTCATGAAGGTGTTAGTTTGTTTACAGCTACTTATATTGAAACGATATTGTAGCTTTGAGACCGATTTGTCCTTGGGGTGGATTAAGTAAACACTGTTAAGAATCCATTAGAATTTGAGAAAAAGAGCGATTGTGGCAGcatatatcagtacccctagtgtaaatttaatcgacatcataatgtgacgaacgcgtttgcgttaagtctcattttgtataggattttgagtttccaaaacgtcccgcttggcgcgctctttctaaatccaatacaaaatgagactaaacgcaaacgcgtacgtcacgtttcgaaatcgaatttatttacactaggggtactgtattatATATCGGATTACCTATTAGGTTGTCTAGGAAtacaaaatcaatgttttatgCTTTCATCTTGTTATTTaggtacacttttttttaataccacgtcggtggcaaacaagcatacggcccgcctgatggtaagcagtcaccgtagcctatgaacgcctgcaactccagaggtgttacatgcgtgttgaataagattttttttttaactgtacaACACACGATACGCCCAGGACCCTTATAATAAAGCCAATAAAGGATCCTATAtataaaacgtagtgattatatgctctttgctatATACAGGACCCTTTATAAAGCTAAAAGCTACAAATTGATGATAAGTAGTTCTTATACCTATGGAGAATATCCATACCTATATTTATATCTACGTTTCATTCAATTTCCCTTTTCCTCTGACTCAGCGGTCATAATTACAATGTTGACCGACTGCCAAACCCCTAAACGGTAAGATAATTAATTATGGAATCGCTTCAATAATAGgcgatttaaatttaaaacagccAGTTTATTACAGAGCTATAGAGTACCTCGCACAGACACTGTATTCTAAATTTTATATTGTCAAGACCATCTTAGCTCATTTTTTGTGATTATGCGAATATAAAAAAACTGGACTAGTgtgagttggactcgcccatagaaggttccgtactttttagtatttgttgttgtagcggcaacagaaatacatcatctatgaaaatttcaactgtccagctatcacggttcatgagatacagcctggtgacagacggacagacagacagatggacggacagcggagtcttagtaatagggtcccgttttacccttttggCACGGAATCCCAAAAATGCCTATAGATAATTTACGAAAATCGCGAAATCACCAatattttaggtacctacttgtaaaCTAATACGCAAGCCACACTACTTAGTTTACCTCTATAACacttatttttaaagataaagatagtttattattcaagtagtcatattacaatgcgcttatgaacgtcaaattaagctacaccggctctaacactacacctctgacccgagaagatttaaattattttctaattcgtttctaatatacttatatttgtaatttacatGTGAAAAGGTCGTATACGGACGATGGTAACTGAAATGAACGGTCGTGCTCTTATAGACTGAATTGTCAATGTCCCATGCATCTAGTACAGTAATTCTTGACCCTTTTAGCTGCATGAAGTATCAATATTCATACTAAAGCAACCAAAGTGACAACCAAATTCattttaatcaataatttatatcGTCATATAGTCATAAAAAGTCTTAAATTTAAGAGAACTTGCCAAgtgccaacttagcttgttTCTCTCCAAGAACTaccaatagggagcgtgcatgaactgtaggaggcagcacaggagccgtcagatttttggcgcgtggcgtaaatgtgatgtttattgttccgatgtagcccacaagatggcagaaccaactatgcacaagaaaacacgtgacgtgtaaatgtacatgtttatggttccgattcaagccacaagatggcaaaccctccaatgcgcacggtccctattgccTAGGAGTAAGAGTAACCCCTACTTCAGATGCTTTCAGTGATCCGCGGACCACTGATCTAGTTAGAAAGTGGTCTGTGTTGAAAGCAAAGCGTTTTTCAATTAGGTGGCCTCGGTCGGAATTTTTATGGCTTGTTGGCTTTCACCCCTTGCGAGTAAAAGGATTATTCCAGGTTTTTTGCAcagaatattaattaataattttaggttaactttacttgattaTGAGAAGAAATGTGTGAAAGAACTGTCAATTTGTACATTAATAAAGAACTctctaaacatataaataaatatttgcggACAATCTtgcacagatcgacctagccccaaactaagcaaagcttgtattatgGATACTagggcgacgatatacatacatatatagatatacaccgtgtttttattgaatttcgttaacttcggggtatcggttagtacgtttaaagaaactaaatggcatagttaattttcaaaaaacatttttttttttgttttttttttttactatttttatttttataaaaagtgactaaatgttgcatatagcgttgttgtaatacggacattacatttaactcaaccaaacaattgaaaactgtgacatatcaatgtcatttcgaacgtcgatcgtccgagatagtacttacgtttagtagcaaatgtatgaactcgcactaaacactaataaataagtaaacaggccctaaggcaagtgtacacgctcgtaagggccttataagataaaaattaatgattgattatctccgaaatggagttaattagaatatcggtgtctttgagaaagttacttaatttaagctcaggagcattcctgagcttaaattaagtaacttaagtaacttaagtaaccctcgaaattaacgcgaatcaaaaaaaacacggtgtatacatacaaaacacccaagactcaggaacaaatatgtgtGTTTCATCATCATTGGAACCCGGgatataaatttaaggaaatgtAAAATTATACACAAAATTGTACGACGATTTTTTAACTCCCAatttttgaagttaataaaaatatactctaTGTCACCATGACCACGAAAACAGATCTATTGATACGACAATCTATCAAAATCTGTTCAGTAATTTTGACACTTCGATGGAACACACGACACAAATATACCCAACCCACCCATTAATTATCCTCACCTACTTACATAAATTGCCAAAACGGTAACCCATTTTTTTCCTCGACCATACGATAGACACAAGAGAtaagtttttaacaaaaatttgatttctggtacaaacttttatcgctgactgtacttttctttccacaagcaactaatggatacaattctaacaaccccaaacacaatttgcgttgttttatcacagttcccATGGCCATCTTCTGCCTCCATCATTTGATAtgtgtgcaaaatttcagctcaatcggaaatacaagtgggtaaaatttagcttccaagatttgttCCACAAtaatagggcaagttaaataaaagcctgtaaaaatcaaaacaaaacctAACTTGTTCGATCGAACCCCATCTTCCACATCAAATGATTAAGTACCAGAAAACAAGAATCATttataaataaccggccaagagcatgtcgggccacgctcagtgtagggttccgtagttactcttccgtcacaataagctaaactggagcttaaagtatagtaaattgttaaccaagggatgaaacggtacctttcacccgagttaaacaaataggcaaatttcataatcagtatctaattaaagtaagtctttttactatgaagggaaaactttttgcgataactcaaaaacagctaaactgatcatgtccgctatagttttcatttaatgtctttcttaagctctacttccacgatttttcacatatttttggacctatggttcaaaagttagagggggggggacacattttttttttctttctgagcgattatctccgaatatattcactttatcaaaaaatgtttcttgaaaacccccattagttttgaaagacctttccaacgataccccacactctagggttgaagcgaaaaaaaattcaccccccactttacgtgtaggggaggtaccctaaaaaaattaaatttttagattttattgtacgactttgtcggctttattgatttatatattcatgccaaatttcagcttcctagcactaacgaccgcggagcaaagcctcggacagacagacagacagacagacagacagacagacagacagacagacagacagacagacggacatggcgaaactataagggttccgttttctgccatttggctacggaaccctaaaaagctaaaCACCAATTTGTTTAAAATGATCTCAAAATGACGTCAACGTTAACAGAATGTATTTGCCCAAgcttttttaattagtttagccACATCTGCGCCTCATGtctatttgtttttctttacaTCACATTTGTTTTGCCCGAAGCTATTTTCTACAAACATCACAAGttgattttacattttattacaaagtaCACCTTCTTCCAAGGCAATACAGTAGGATTTAAAATGGGAGAGCAGTCCGAAATACGagtatttgaaaaataattattgttattggAACACCAAACACTAGAGTCAACTGACAATAGTTTAGACTAAGGTTCTAATTGTATTTAGATAGAGTTGATTTCAGAATAGCAAATTATGGTGAGATAAGATGTTTGTAAAGTATCTTGCATCATACAAGAACCACTAGAGTAATGCGATGTAATGTTTAATTGTGGacttaattactaaaatatatagAGTTTATTTTACGATAGCAGAAGGTTATAAGATAGGAGCTTTGCTAAGTAAGTTGTTGTATTGGATCAACAAACACTAGTGAGTGACAATAGTTTTAATTGCCTGAGGGTGGTTTAAAAATGAGGTAGTTTGCGGTGGAGTGCAAATACTACAGCCGCGAGGTAAGCTTTAGTGCTCTGGTCTACTTTGTTTGCGACGTGATTTAGCAATTCGTTTCAGCTTAGTATTATTAAGTACCTAGTTAGTTCAATTAAATAGTTGgtccaatttttattttgagtcccgtttGTACTGCCAGTTTTTGAGAATTTGATATGTTTGAAAAGCTGCTCATTATAGGCGGTGCGGAATTAACACAAATTCCCAATTTGGGACATAACAATGTGCGTTTCCGCTGAGTTAGGTACGAAAATTCCATACGTTTTCAAAACCCAGGGGatgaattttaaaaacattatacCTATACGGGTAAAATTGTGCTAAATATTATACAGAATGGGGATTATCTATAAACCAAATTTACCCGAATACTGACGAAAAAAAcgacaatataataaaaatcggCTTGATACTTAGACTCCTGCACGAAGCTCTTGTTCTTTTTTTAACATCTATGAGCTTCCTCGGTTCCAGTCTAAAGTATTGGCAAACTATTCCCAAGATTTGGCGCTGTTACTAAGGTTTATGAAAGTGATTGCTATCTAACCTCCTAATCCAGTTGGGATCAAATGATAGTCGGTACATAAGTCGGAGAAACTTGTTGGTAGGTAAGGCCCTGGCCTTACCTAAAACCCTGTTGCTGGGTTGCTGTCGCCGGTTAAACCGACGATGATGTAAACAAAGGTTCTTATTTTGGAACTGTAAGGCTGCgcttccaccagagatgtgcgaggatgcgtgcTTGGCGTAGCGAGGTATGTGTCTGTTAAGAACCAACAGAATCACTACATGATGAGTAAGGATAGGTAAATGAAGTGTTTCTATTGGTTATTAACTAATTTATCCCTCGCTCCGCCTCCTTGCAcatctggtggaaacgcagcctaacATTACAAGTCGATCGGACCGAAAATCCAGCAGTAATAAATatatggcccgatatgctcttggccaggTTTTTCTTAATTACTTACCTACTCACAAAActtattgaaatgaaatatgcttacttttgtaaaataataattagaaagtGCACCAACGACCTCATATTTGTTCAAACGAAAGTAAAGATTTGATTAGTAAGCACACTCACAACTCTcacaagtaagtacttattcgGAATCAGAACAGAACGCACTGTTTAACCTAACCTCCAGACTTTAACCAAAGGCAAacaattatgaaattataaaattatcctGATCCTCCAGCGCGAGCAGATTGCCGAGAAATTATTCACAAAGCGACCCCAGACTTGATGATATTGTATTAGGTGATCACATACGAATGCGATTTTAATGGATACGCGGGACGCACCCTCGTAAAATACCTTGCAACCGTACCGTGCACGATAAAAGACCCACTTTATCCGCCATTTTGGCGGGCGCTTACGTCAGTTTGACAGCAAGTGCGCGCCAACCCCaatctaaattaaaatctaaaaccTTGTAAACAAGGCAAGTGCTCACTTTTTCGGGGATTTTAACCCTCGGAATTAACGGGAGGTTATAAAGGGGGGAGTGCAGCGGTCTGTCTGTTGCTTTGGATACGCTTGCGATATTGACGTTGACTTTACGCTATTGTATTGTGTTTTTgctcaatataaataataagttgtcAAATTTTTTGGGAAACATTTGCTACTTTTTGCCTTGTGCTAAGTACACGTAATATCTTGAAAATGTATAAGATACCTTCTAAATTACGAACTAAGgcaaattatataatatgttgAAAAAAACTTCTAGTCGGTAAGCCTATATCTAAGTAGGATTTAAACCTTGATTATAAAAAAGGAATAAGTGAAGAAAAAATCGGTAAATCAGTGTAAATACAATACGTATTGCAATAAtattctgtaataaataaatatataataaatattgtataacaTATTAAGAAAtccagtaaataaaataacaaaatataaaattcacTGCATCGGCGTGTGATATCCCAGTTGAGATGATCCTATCTGAACCATATCAGGCGGAGAACTCTTGATGACCAGAGGGGCCATAGGTGCGTTCGGTAGATGCGGCTCCTTCCGGTGTCTCTGGTAGGGGGAGGAGGGGGGGATGGACTTCTCGGTAACCCTTTCAGGTGCCCCCATTTTTTGTAGCTCGGCCAAATTGCTGGCGAGCTCCGCAGCCGCTTCCCCGTAGAGACGATGTCCGCGGCGCACCTGTTTAGGAATTTCAGTGTTAGGTTTGGTTACGATTAGCAGATTTATTGTACGTAAGGATGGTAAAGATTTGATATAAAATCGAATTACAAATTTGAAGAGAACGGTTATCGCCGAATGCTGACCCTTTGATCGGATCAATTAGAACTCTTTTTAGAAGCAAAGACGATGCTGATTACGTTGGGTATAAATAAAGACCGTCATATGTATtaactataggtacctacagagTTACTAACAAGGCTGCGTTCTGTAAGCTCTCTTACCGTCCTATCCTCAAGCAGCTCAACATGTCTCTGCGGCGATCGATTCACCTCGCGCATCTTCCTGCCCTGCTGGTCACTCAACGTCACCGCACCGTACTCTGGAATACGGTGTAAATTCTCAAACCCTATAGCTGCCAAACTCGCCTCTTCTTTGAGCTCAGCTCTCCTTCGCGACACCCACTCGATCTGCTCTTGCAGCTTGCGGCATTCCTTCTCGTTGCTCGTCAGATCGTTGCGGAGAGAGTCCATGATCTCCCGGTATCGGAGACGGACGTTCTGGTCTATCGCGTGAAGGTTTTGAATCTCGTTTTGTGTCTCTCTGATCTTGGATTTTGAGAGGCGGAGACGACTTTCCTGTTGATTGGTAAGAAGGAATCAATAACtttgaaaataaagataatagGAGGAAATTCTCCAACCACTAGAACTAAATACTATCGCAGAAAATAAGAAATAGGCAGACGTTGGAGAAGAAATATAGCTAAGGGTATAGATACTCGTAtgccatcaatttttttttaatgtaaaatgttgccaagacgaaaccataaggctcgcactgtcaaagaGTTATCAAATCTCTTGTAGAGCTAAggttctaactctacaagccctaacttcacaaactcaaCATCTTAGTGAAAATACATGACGTGGCCGTTACGCTTTATTCTTACAATGAATTTCACACTCCATTCTTACTCTTATACACAGCGATATCTAGATATCTCTAGAAAAAGTGGAGTATATCTATCTAGATA
This genomic interval carries:
- the LOC133529813 gene encoding uncharacterized protein LOC133529813 isoform X2; translated protein: MMDTIAAAGLGVALILILLVLRWKVRTLKQAPRPELIGDADMLSGCRSTQLVHRLCPHNNVIQSFDVEEKDSLDEHLDILARKLAEKESRLRLSKSKIRETQNEIQNLHAIDQNVRLRYREIMDSLRNDLTSNEKECRKLQEQIEWVSRRRAELKEEVRRGHRLYGEAAAELASNLAELQKMGAPERVTEKSIPPSSPYQRHRKEPHLPNAPMAPLVIKSSPPDMVQIGSSQLGYHTPMQ
- the LOC133529813 gene encoding uncharacterized protein LOC133529813 isoform X1, producing the protein MMDTIAAAGLGVALILILLVLRWKVRTLKQAPRPELIGDADMLSGCRSTQLVHRLCPHNNVIQSFDVEEKDSLDEHLDILARKLAEKESRLRLSKSKIRETQNEIQNLHAIDQNVRLRYREIMDSLRNDLTSNEKECRKLQEQIEWVSRRRAELKEEASLAAIGFENLHRIPEYGAVTLSDQQGRKMREVNRSPQRHVELLEDRTVRRGHRLYGEAAAELASNLAELQKMGAPERVTEKSIPPSSPYQRHRKEPHLPNAPMAPLVIKSSPPDMVQIGSSQLGYHTPMQ